The genomic interval GCTACTTGGCGGGCTTGCGCCCGGTGACCCCCAGGTGCACCAGCAGCGCCAGGTTCGGCTTGATCTCGGCCTGCTTGACGCCCCGCGAGGAGAAACCTTTCTGGTGCGAGGCCACGGCCGCCAGCATGGCGACCAGGGACCCGGCGACCGCGCCGGGGCTGACGTCCTTGTCGATCCGCCCCTTCGCCTGGAGCGCGGAGACGGACTCGGCGAGCGGGGTCTCCACCGCGCTGAGGACCTTCAGACGGATCTTGGAGAAACGTTTATCCCCCTCGGCGGCGCCCAGGTCCACCACGCGCAGGATCGCGTCGTTGCGCCGCCAGAACTCCAGGAAGCCGTCGACCAGTTCCTGCGCCGTCTGCCAGCCGGCCCGCCCGCTCCAGGAGCGGCCCTCGGCCAGCTCGCCCAGGGAGCCGCTCTCCGCGGCCATGGTCTCGGCGAGCTCCAGGACGGCGCCCTCGACGTCCGGGAAGTACTGGTAGAAGGTGGCCGGCGAGGTCCCTGCGCGACGGGCGACGTCGATGACCTTGACATCCCGGTACGGGGACGAGCTGAGCATCTCGCTGAGGCAGTCGAGCAGCTTCTGCCGGGTCTCCTGCCCACGCCGGCCGGCCACGCGGCCGTCGACGGTACGCACTTGTCCTGTCATGCCGTCAGCTTACCGACGGGGTGGGGGAGCGCGATTCGGCCGACTGCAAATGGGGTGCGAAGGCTTCACGATCCTGGTGTGCCTGGTCGGCGGCGTGCGGACGGCACGGCTACGTTGTCGGCATGGCCGAAAACAGGGCATCGGAGTACACGGAGGGCACCCCGTGCTGGGTGGACGCGCAACTGCCCGATCTGGAGGCGGGCAAGCGGTTCTACGGTGAGCTGTTCGGCTGGACCTTCGAGGGCCGGCCCACCGGGACGGTCCGGGCGCTGAAGGACGGCGACCCCGTCGCCTCCCTCGCGCACAAGACGGACGGGCGGCTGCCGACGGTGTGGACGGTGTCCTTCTTCACCCCGGACGCCGACGCGCTCTGCGCGCGGATCCGGGCGGCCGGCGGACAGGTGATCGCACCCCCGGCGCCGTTCGGCGACCTCGGCCGCACCGCGCTCGTCACCGACCCCGAGGGCGCGGTGTTCTCGCTGTGGGAGTCCGGGACCGCGGCCGGCTTCGGACGCCGCCACGAGCCGGGCGCCTTCGCCTGGGTCCAGCTCTACGCACGGGACACGCAGACGGCGAACGCCTTCTACGGCGACCTCTTCCACGAGGCCCTGTTCGGCGCGGACGCCGACCCCGACTTCGGGCGCGCGCCGGTCTCCGAGGTCTTCGCCCCCGAGATGCCGCCGCACCTCCTCGTCCACTTCGCGGTGCGGGAGCTGGAGCCCGCCCTGGAGAAGGTGACCCGGCTCGGCGGCCGGACGCAGGTGCCGCCCTTCGAGACCTCGTACGGGACGGCGGCCGTCGTCACCGACGATCAGGGGGCGTCCTTCGCGCTGCTGCGCCCCTGACCGTACGCTCGGTGCGCCGTCGCGGTCCGTCTCCCGTACACCGCACGGCCGTCCGTTCGATTCATATGTCAACCTGGACACCCGATTTGTCGGCCGGTTCGCACCAGGGGGCCCGGACAGGAAGAATCGGGGTGCGTGCCGCCACGGCGGTGCGGTGGTGAGACGCTGCACTACGGTCGCGCACAGGTGGTGGCGCGACGCGTACGGGGAGGTGGCAGGCAAGTGGTGGATCAGCTGACGCAGCACGATCCGCGGCGTATCGGGCCGTTCGAGGTGCTGGGACGGCTGGGAGCCGGCGGCATGGGGCTGGTCTATCTCGCGCGCTCGGCGTCCGGCCGGCGGGTGGCGATCAAGACGGTCCGGACCGAGCTGGCCGAGGACCAGCTCTTCCGGGTCCGCTTCACGCGCGAGGTGGAGGCGGCCCGCGCCGTCTCCGGCTTCTACACGGCGGCCGTCGTGGACGCCGACCCGCGCGCCGCCGTGCCGTGGCTGGCCACCGCGTACGTCCCCGCCCCCTCGCTCGAGGAGATAGTGAACGAGTGCGGGCCGCTGCCCGCGCAGGCCGTGCGCTGGCTCGCCGCGGGCGTCGCCGAGGCGCTCCAGTCGATCCACGGCGCGGGCCTGGTCCACCGCGACCTCAAGCCCTCCAACGTGCTGGTCGTCGAGGACGGCCCCCGCGTGATCGACTTCGGCATCGCCTCCGGGGTGTCCAACACCCGGCTCACGATGACCAACGTCGCCGTCGGCACCCCCGCCTACATGTCCCCGGAGCAGGCCAAGGACTCCCGCAGCGTCACCGGCGCGAGCGACGTCTTCTCCCTCGGCTCCATGCTGGTCTTCGCCGCCACCGGACACCCCCCGTTCCACGGCGCCAACCCCGTCGAGACGGTCTTCATGCTGCTGCGCGAGGGCCCGGACCTCGAGGGCCTGCCGGACGAGCTGCGGCCGCTCATCGAGTCGTGCATGCAGATGGACCCCACGGCCCGGCCCAACCCCGCCGACCTCCAGGCGCAGCTCGCCCCGCACCTGTTCGGCTCCGGCTCCGACGACAGCGGCACGGCATCGGCGTGGCTGCCCGAGCGGGCGGTCAGCCTGATCGAGGCGCGCCGCGGCGGCCGCCCCGCCAAGCCGCCGCAGAACAGCGGCCGCAGCGGGGGCGGCGCCGGCGCGCGTCCCCCCGTGCCGCCCCCGCCGCCGCACGACCCGGTCGTGCCGCCGCCCCCGTCGCGGCCGGCCCCCGTGGGCGCGCCCGGCACCGGGCCCGTCCGGCTGGCGGGCGCCGCGGTGCCCATCGGCCCCGGCCCGCGCGTCGCCGACACGCGCACGGCCGCCGTGCAGGTGCCCCCGCCCACCGCCGCCCTGGCCGCGACCTGGACGAAGTCCCGCCCCGACGTCAACGGCGCCGAGCCCGCCGCCGCGCCCCCGGCGCCCGCCGCCCTGCCGGAGCAGCCCGGCGGCTGGCGCCCGTGGCGGTTCCGTATGTCCAACGACGTGTGGGGCACGCCCGCCGTGGCCGGCGACCTGGTGTACGTCACCTCCTTCGAGGTGCACGCCCTGGACGTGGCCACCGGCCGGCGCCGCTTCAAGACGCGGGACGTCGCCTGGTCGATGGCGGTCGCCGACGGCCGCGTCCACGCCTCCGACGGCCCCACCCTCTACGCGCTCGACGCCCGCGAGGGCGGCGACCTGTGGCGGCTGAACACGGACGCCTGGGTGTACTCCCTCAAGGCCGACCGCGGCACCGTCCTCACCGGCACCCGCGGCGGCGGCGTGCAGGGCTGGGAGGCGTCCACCGGGCAGAAGCTGTGGGAAGTGACCGGCTGCCAGACCGACTTCGAGTCGCCGGAGGCGGGACCCGCCCTCCTCGACGGCACCGCCTACGTCTGGCAGGACGCCCGGCTGCGCGCCCTCGACGCCCGCACCGGCGAGGAGCGCTGGGCGTACCCGATCGGCGACGCGGCCTCCTGCGGCGGCGTCCCGGTCCGCCTCACCTCCGCGCCCGACGGCTACGTCTACGTCTGCGCCGGCACCCGGGTGGTCGCCCTGGAGGCGGCCTCCGGGCACGTCCGCTGGCACTTCGAGGCCCCGGCGGTCTTCCTGTGCCCGCCCGCCTTCGTGCCCGGCCCCGCGGTCACCGGCGGCGGGGTGTACCTCGCCGACTACCTCGGCACGGTCTACGCCCTGGACGCCACCGACGGCCGCGACCGCTGGCGCATCGCCACCGAGGCCCGCTCCTCGGTCGAGCCGGTGCTGGTCGCCGCCGGCCACGTCCACGTGGGCAGCG from Streptomyces sp. DH-12 carries:
- a CDS encoding VOC family protein, with amino-acid sequence MAENRASEYTEGTPCWVDAQLPDLEAGKRFYGELFGWTFEGRPTGTVRALKDGDPVASLAHKTDGRLPTVWTVSFFTPDADALCARIRAAGGQVIAPPAPFGDLGRTALVTDPEGAVFSLWESGTAAGFGRRHEPGAFAWVQLYARDTQTANAFYGDLFHEALFGADADPDFGRAPVSEVFAPEMPPHLLVHFAVRELEPALEKVTRLGGRTQVPPFETSYGTAAVVTDDQGASFALLRP
- a CDS encoding TetR family transcriptional regulator gives rise to the protein MRTVDGRVAGRRGQETRQKLLDCLSEMLSSSPYRDVKVIDVARRAGTSPATFYQYFPDVEGAVLELAETMAAESGSLGELAEGRSWSGRAGWQTAQELVDGFLEFWRRNDAILRVVDLGAAEGDKRFSKIRLKVLSAVETPLAESVSALQAKGRIDKDVSPGAVAGSLVAMLAAVASHQKGFSSRGVKQAEIKPNLALLVHLGVTGRKPAK
- a CDS encoding PQQ-binding-like beta-propeller repeat protein gives rise to the protein MVDQLTQHDPRRIGPFEVLGRLGAGGMGLVYLARSASGRRVAIKTVRTELAEDQLFRVRFTREVEAARAVSGFYTAAVVDADPRAAVPWLATAYVPAPSLEEIVNECGPLPAQAVRWLAAGVAEALQSIHGAGLVHRDLKPSNVLVVEDGPRVIDFGIASGVSNTRLTMTNVAVGTPAYMSPEQAKDSRSVTGASDVFSLGSMLVFAATGHPPFHGANPVETVFMLLREGPDLEGLPDELRPLIESCMQMDPTARPNPADLQAQLAPHLFGSGSDDSGTASAWLPERAVSLIEARRGGRPAKPPQNSGRSGGGAGARPPVPPPPPHDPVVPPPPSRPAPVGAPGTGPVRLAGAAVPIGPGPRVADTRTAAVQVPPPTAALAATWTKSRPDVNGAEPAAAPPAPAALPEQPGGWRPWRFRMSNDVWGTPAVAGDLVYVTSFEVHALDVATGRRRFKTRDVAWSMAVADGRVHASDGPTLYALDAREGGDLWRLNTDAWVYSLKADRGTVLTGTRGGGVQGWEASTGQKLWEVTGCQTDFESPEAGPALLDGTAYVWQDARLRALDARTGEERWAYPIGDAASCGGVPVRLTSAPDGYVYVCAGTRVVALEAASGHVRWHFEAPAVFLCPPAFVPGPAVTGGGVYLADYLGTVYALDATDGRDRWRIATEARSSVEPVLVAAGHVHVGSGKGLYTLDAVTGTPKWRFQSGGDIVGAPAVAEGRIHFGSSDHLLYTLKADDGRLRWKLATGGEITGSPVVRDGVVYACSKDRCVYALDAEKGTGTARTA